Below is a window of Spelaeicoccus albus DNA.
TACCCGCATTTGCAGGCGCTCTCGGCGTCATCGCCGTTCTGGGGCGGGGACGACACGAATTACGCGTCGAACCGGGCGCTCATGTTCCAGCAGTTGCCGACGGCCGGGCTGCCGTTCCAGTTCGGGTCGTGGTCGGAGCTCGAACGGTATGTGGACGACATGATCAAGACCGGCGTGATCGACTATTTCAACGAGGTCCGGTGGGATATCCGGCCGTCACCGGCTCTTGGCACCGTCGAAGTGCGAGTCTGCGACGGCGTGCCCACGCTGCTGGAGCTCGGCGCGATCTCGGCGCTGACCCAATGTCTCGTCGACGATATGAGCCGGCGCCTCGACGAGGGCGAGACTTTGCCCACCATGCCGTCGTGGTTCGTGCAAGAGAACAAGTGGCGCTCGGCCCGGTACGGTCTCGACGCGATCATCATCCTGGACGCCGAGGGCAACGAACGGCTCGTGACCGACGAGTTGGCCGATTTGATCGAGCGGCTGGCGCCGACTGCCGAACGGCTGGGGTGCGCACGCCAGCTGGACGACGTCCGGGTCATTTTGCGGGCCGGCGCAAGCTATCAGCGTCAACGCGCCGCGGCGCGGGCCGGCGGCGATCTGCCGTCGGTCGTTCGTGCGCTCGAGGCCGAGATGCGCGCCGAAGTGCCGTTCGAGGGCCCCTACCGTTCATGAACCGGAGTCGATGGAGCTCCACACCGTTCCCGGGCCGGTCACCGATCCCCCAAGGGTTTCCAGCCGGCCCCGCAGTTCACGGTCGGCCGTGGCCGTGACGACGCGGGCGCCGTCCTCCAGTTCCCGGTGAGCCACTTCGACTATCGTGTCGTCGCCTTCTCCGGGCGCCTGCACGATGTCGACGGCCCCGCTGACGGAGGGGTCGGACGTCCACTCCCCGCGGGCCCTGCCTTCCACCACCACAATCACGCGGCCCGGCCACCAGCGGTCGCCCGGCAGACCGACGACGTCCGCCGGGACGCGAATCCGCGAGTGCCGGAACGCGCCGGCAAGCCCCCGGACCATGGTGCGAGTGGCGCCGGCGCGGTCGCGCCACCAGCCGTTGGGGCGCGACCCGACGGTGTTGGCGGCGTCAACGACGAGCGTGAGCCGAGTGTCGAGCACGCCGCGCAAGGTCGGCCAGTCCGCGGCGAACCCCGGATGCAGCGGCAGCG
It encodes the following:
- a CDS encoding glutamate--cysteine ligase is translated as MTIEFHPSRPSTLGVEWELALVDKVSGQLVSVAEELLDAVRPPGADEHPKIKQELLLNTIEVITGICRTVPEAMTDIRASMAEVREASEPLGVGLMSAGTHPFSVWHQQKVTNRARYNELIERTQWWGRQMLIYGVHVHVGIDSRDKVLPIVNSLLRYYPHLQALSASSPFWGGDDTNYASNRALMFQQLPTAGLPFQFGSWSELERYVDDMIKTGVIDYFNEVRWDIRPSPALGTVEVRVCDGVPTLLELGAISALTQCLVDDMSRRLDEGETLPTMPSWFVQENKWRSARYGLDAIIILDAEGNERLVTDELADLIERLAPTAERLGCARQLDDVRVILRAGASYQRQRAAARAGGDLPSVVRALEAEMRAEVPFEGPYRS
- a CDS encoding NUDIX hydrolase, whose product is MTGGPDVPHFTGDGDGWVRGPDGDKRWGLYGAAGLLLHDPGRGVLMQHRVAWSHHGGTWGIPGGARHSGEPAVEAAVRECAEETGIPGRDEIDLLGVSVLDLDYWSYSTVLARTRAALTPHVTDVESVDVGWVPVPDVDALPLHPGFAADWPTLRGVLDTRLTLVVDAANTVGSRPNGWWRDRAGATRTMVRGLAGAFRHSRIRVPADVVGLPGDRWWPGRVIVVVEGRARGEWTSDPSVSGAVDIVQAPGEGDDTIVEVAHRELEDGARVVTATADRELRGRLETLGGSVTGPGTVWSSIDSGS